A DNA window from uncultured Methanoregula sp. contains the following coding sequences:
- the cofD gene encoding 2-phospho-L-lactate transferase, which yields MITFLSGGTGTPKLLRGMQKVMDRHEISVIVNTAEDIWISGNHISPDVDTVMYLFAGVLNTDTWWGIRNDTFIAHEELVRLGTDEFITIGDRDRAVQIARGEMLRNGTRLTNATRSLCDRFGVRENVLPMTDTEVTTQVRTDIGLIHFQEYWVRARGKIAIREVIRSFAEPPVATEEALAAIEASDAVVIGPSNPITSILPILTCEGIRSALRDKFVLAVSPFIGDAPVSGPAGALMTASGFEPSSAGTVKCYDGLTDLFLQDIRDPVEVANSARFDTLMVDEDKSIELAREVLRLIDAS from the coding sequence ATGATCACCTTTCTTTCGGGCGGAACCGGGACCCCGAAACTCCTGCGGGGCATGCAGAAGGTCATGGACAGGCACGAGATCTCGGTCATCGTCAATACTGCTGAGGATATCTGGATTTCAGGCAACCATATCTCGCCCGATGTCGACACCGTGATGTACCTGTTTGCCGGTGTGCTCAACACCGATACCTGGTGGGGCATCAGGAACGATACGTTCATCGCCCACGAAGAGCTGGTGCGCCTTGGTACCGACGAGTTCATCACGATCGGCGACCGGGACCGGGCTGTCCAGATTGCGCGGGGGGAGATGCTCAGGAACGGCACGCGTCTCACCAATGCAACGAGAAGTCTCTGCGATCGTTTCGGGGTCCGGGAGAACGTGCTCCCGATGACCGATACCGAAGTGACAACGCAGGTCAGGACCGATATCGGCCTTATCCACTTCCAGGAATACTGGGTGCGGGCAAGAGGCAAGATCGCGATCCGGGAGGTTATCCGGAGTTTTGCCGAACCCCCGGTAGCAACGGAAGAGGCTCTTGCTGCCATCGAAGCCAGCGACGCAGTCGTTATAGGGCCGTCCAATCCTATCACAAGCATCCTCCCCATCCTCACCTGCGAAGGAATCAGATCTGCACTCCGGGATAAGTTTGTGCTGGCAGTCAGTCCGTTTATCGGGGATGCTCCGGTGAGCGGTCCTGCCGGGGCTCTCATGACCGCCTCCGGGTTTGAGCCGAGTTCGGCTGGCACCGTGAAGTGCTACGATGGGCTCACCGATCTCTTTCTGCAGGATATCCGCGATCCGGTCGAGGTTGCAAATTCTGCCAGGTTCGACACGCTGATGGTGGATGAGGACAAGAGCATTGAACTGGCCCGCGAAGTCCTGCGTCTCATCGATGCATCCTGA
- a CDS encoding PEGA domain-containing protein encodes MIRKTTFLLVPVLVIFFVLVSGCTSEPPIEKGTIQFTSSPAGAQVYLDNQYRGTTPCTVTGIETGSHTVEFRETGYQPWSNTIAVSAGTNNVYASLQPVATGSVSPIPIIVVTTSQTTAIPASVTIQAGREKMIVGEIISFTGTASGCDNVVLTIYGPGSYAKGLALPQVLVDSNGLWKYTWNPGTGIMPGTYTMLVSDPYKTVSDRAQFRVIGNGKVSIVPNSYSVAAGNTIQFSGLCTTGAQNVQLKLFGPGLYSNGVSLGSYPVKADSSWNTQYTLDMTMPTGYYTMYVYDEEKTASNMVQFSVGFV; translated from the coding sequence ATGATACGGAAAACCACTTTTTTGCTGGTACCAGTCCTGGTAATTTTTTTTGTCCTGGTATCGGGATGTACTTCCGAACCCCCCATAGAGAAAGGAACCATCCAGTTCACCTCGTCGCCAGCGGGGGCGCAGGTTTACCTGGACAACCAGTACCGGGGTACCACTCCCTGTACCGTGACCGGGATCGAGACCGGCAGCCATACCGTTGAATTCCGTGAAACAGGATATCAACCCTGGTCGAACACGATTGCGGTCTCAGCGGGAACGAACAATGTCTATGCCTCCCTGCAGCCGGTGGCCACCGGTAGCGTATCCCCGATTCCCATCATCGTTGTCACCACTTCCCAGACAACAGCGATCCCGGCATCCGTGACCATCCAGGCAGGGCGGGAGAAGATGATTGTCGGGGAGATCATCTCTTTCACCGGTACGGCAAGCGGATGCGATAATGTGGTGCTGACCATCTATGGCCCGGGATCCTATGCTAAGGGACTGGCCCTGCCCCAGGTGCTTGTCGATTCGAATGGTTTATGGAAATATACCTGGAACCCGGGGACGGGGATCATGCCCGGAACCTACACCATGCTCGTGAGCGATCCCTACAAGACGGTATCGGACAGGGCGCAGTTCAGGGTGATTGGCAACGGGAAGGTATCGATCGTTCCCAACAGCTATTCAGTTGCTGCGGGTAATACGATCCAGTTCTCCGGGCTCTGCACAACGGGAGCCCAGAACGTACAACTGAAATTATTCGGTCCCGGCCTGTATTCAAACGGGGTCAGTCTGGGATCTTATCCGGTTAAAGCTGACTCGAGCTGGAATACCCAGTATACTCTCGATATGACCATGCCAACGGGATACTATACGATGTACGTGTATGACGAAGAGAAGACCGCGTCGAATATGGTCCAGTTCTCCGTCGGATTTGTCTGA
- a CDS encoding HEAT repeat domain-containing protein has translation MGIVKKFLNVFKSGKEEEEAARLLSQKERYDTFLKALTEGDLDTRWAAVRSVGDLGEPFIEPLIHGLRDEYWIIRRGSADTLGKIGAPAVAPLISALEYPGEDVRQETIRALQLIGEPSVAPLVQATKNPHPFIRRGAIRALGLMIEARAVAVIIEGLKDADAGVRHESAVALGQIGDPRAVAPLIECLNDAKEQVRLSAMATLCSLGEPAIEPLIRALVDANEDVSRRAGLSLVTIGDSSIEPLIRALGDQNPGIRRGAVEVLGQIGNTRAITPIIDTLDDSERLVRIEAIKALAALGVPAIAPLMQVFREGDARMRTGAMEALWMLGQPATTPLIMVLKDDQSDVRKRAALLLGEIGDQKAVDHLTGLLSDDNVTVRREAFEALEMIKKRSSQ, from the coding sequence ATGGGAATTGTCAAGAAATTTCTCAATGTTTTCAAATCAGGCAAAGAGGAGGAAGAGGCAGCCCGCCTCCTTTCACAGAAAGAGCGGTACGATACCTTCCTCAAAGCCCTCACTGAGGGGGATCTCGATACCCGGTGGGCAGCGGTCCGATCGGTCGGAGATCTTGGTGAACCGTTCATCGAGCCGCTGATTCACGGGCTCAGGGATGAATACTGGATCATCCGCCGGGGATCTGCCGATACCTTGGGCAAGATCGGGGCGCCTGCCGTTGCACCGCTCATCAGCGCCCTCGAATATCCCGGCGAGGATGTCCGGCAGGAGACCATCCGGGCCCTGCAGCTCATCGGGGAGCCCTCGGTTGCTCCCCTGGTCCAGGCAACCAAGAACCCCCACCCGTTCATCCGGAGGGGAGCGATCCGGGCACTGGGTCTCATGATCGAAGCCCGGGCAGTTGCGGTAATTATTGAAGGACTCAAGGATGCCGATGCCGGTGTCCGCCACGAGAGTGCAGTGGCCCTTGGGCAGATCGGGGATCCCCGGGCAGTAGCCCCCCTGATCGAATGTCTCAATGACGCAAAAGAGCAGGTCCGCCTGTCTGCGATGGCAACGCTCTGTTCCCTTGGGGAGCCTGCCATCGAACCGCTGATCCGTGCACTGGTTGACGCAAACGAGGACGTCAGCCGCAGGGCAGGACTCTCCCTGGTTACCATCGGAGACAGCTCCATCGAGCCCCTCATCCGGGCACTTGGCGACCAGAATCCCGGGATCCGCAGGGGCGCGGTGGAAGTGCTCGGCCAGATCGGGAACACCCGGGCGATCACCCCTATCATTGATACGCTTGACGATTCGGAACGCCTGGTCCGGATCGAGGCGATCAAAGCCCTTGCCGCACTCGGGGTTCCCGCGATTGCCCCGCTCATGCAGGTATTCCGCGAAGGGGATGCCCGGATGCGGACCGGTGCAATGGAAGCGCTCTGGATGCTCGGCCAGCCCGCGACAACTCCCCTCATCATGGTTCTCAAGGATGACCAGAGCGATGTGCGGAAACGTGCCGCCCTCCTGCTCGGGGAGATCGGCGACCAGAAAGCGGTCGACCACTTGACCGGCCTCCTCTCGGACGATAATGTCACCGTCAGGAGAGAAGCCTTCGAAGCGCTTGAGATGATCAAGAAGAGATCCTCTCAATAA
- a CDS encoding nucleoside deaminase encodes MDPYMQAAIAEAKLGLAEGGIPIGSVLVRDNTIIGRGHNRRVQEEDPVIHAEIDCLRNAGRIGTYRDTVLYSTLMPCYLCAGAAVQFGIKKVVAGESKTFAGARTFMEEHGIEVIDLELPECIGMMQEFIGKNPRLWDEDIGEL; translated from the coding sequence ATGGACCCATACATGCAGGCGGCAATCGCCGAGGCGAAGCTCGGTCTTGCCGAAGGGGGCATTCCCATCGGATCAGTACTGGTGCGGGACAATACCATCATCGGGAGGGGTCATAACCGCCGTGTGCAGGAAGAAGACCCGGTCATTCACGCCGAGATCGACTGCCTCAGGAATGCCGGGCGGATTGGAACCTATCGCGACACCGTTCTCTATTCCACTCTTATGCCCTGCTATCTCTGTGCAGGTGCGGCAGTCCAGTTCGGGATCAAAAAAGTTGTTGCCGGGGAATCGAAGACCTTTGCCGGGGCACGGACTTTCATGGAAGAGCACGGCATCGAGGTGATCGATCTGGAACTTCCCGAATGCATCGGTATGATGCAGGAGTTCATCGGGAAGAATCCCCGGCTGTGGGACGAGGATATCGGGGAACTCTGA
- a CDS encoding flavodoxin family protein, with amino-acid sequence MKILGINASPKGEKSQTRRLVMGVLEGARQSGADVTFIDICSLDIGYCTACGTCYANGECVIGDDFAMLLEKMMDADGIVLGSPNYINQVTAQLKTLFDRMADVVHCQSLSGKYGCSVCTAGGSYADEVADYMNTALLNFGATTVGKVGVLVGADPNAIVGGEKQAKELGRKLTDAIKTKWEDPAQEKHHQERKAYFKRLVMFNKDLWKHEYDHWKSLGEL; translated from the coding sequence ATGAAGATCCTTGGTATCAATGCAAGCCCGAAAGGCGAGAAGAGCCAGACCCGCCGTCTGGTCATGGGAGTACTGGAAGGAGCCCGGCAATCGGGTGCGGACGTCACCTTCATCGATATCTGCAGCCTTGACATCGGATACTGTACTGCCTGCGGCACCTGCTATGCGAATGGCGAGTGCGTGATTGGCGATGATTTCGCCATGCTCCTTGAGAAGATGATGGATGCCGATGGCATCGTGCTCGGCTCACCGAATTATATCAACCAGGTCACCGCCCAGCTCAAGACCCTCTTCGACCGGATGGCCGACGTGGTTCACTGCCAGTCATTGTCCGGGAAGTACGGCTGTTCGGTCTGTACCGCTGGCGGATCATACGCGGACGAGGTGGCCGACTACATGAACACGGCCCTCCTCAACTTCGGGGCAACCACGGTGGGTAAGGTGGGGGTGCTCGTGGGTGCCGACCCGAATGCGATTGTCGGGGGCGAGAAACAGGCCAAAGAGCTTGGGAGGAAACTGACCGACGCGATAAAGACGAAATGGGAGGATCCGGCCCAGGAGAAACATCACCAGGAGCGCAAGGCCTATTTCAAGCGCCTGGTTATGTTCAACAAGGATCTCTGGAAGCACGAGTACGACCACTGGAAGAGCCTCGGCGAACTATAA
- a CDS encoding cupin domain-containing protein: MIIRDIANCPHERVIDRSLLCELLHPDKVAGAGHLGCSIAHAIIPPGESTLPHILEMSTELYYILNGSGEMHIGSEHEPVHPGQIILIPPGARQYIRNTGPGDLVFLCIVAPRWQAGDESLVR, from the coding sequence ATGATCATCCGCGACATTGCCAACTGTCCCCACGAACGCGTCATCGATCGCTCGCTCCTCTGCGAGCTCCTGCATCCCGATAAGGTTGCAGGAGCCGGGCATCTGGGCTGCAGTATCGCCCATGCCATCATCCCGCCTGGGGAGTCGACACTCCCCCACATCCTAGAGATGTCAACGGAACTCTATTACATCCTGAACGGGAGCGGCGAGATGCATATCGGATCCGAGCACGAACCGGTACATCCGGGTCAGATTATCCTGATCCCCCCGGGTGCACGCCAGTATATCCGGAATACCGGCCCGGGGGATCTCGTCTTCCTCTGTATAGTTGCCCCGAGATGGCAGGCCGGGGACGAGAGCCTGGTCCGGTGA
- a CDS encoding TMEM175 family protein, with protein sequence MGDGYEYHIAKNRLETLFDGIFAIAMTLLVLGIASPKPPVSEAPKLLPGEIFNLFPQFFIFVVAFLVLAIFWLIHHRQFHFVKIVDPKLLWINIFLLIFIVLVPFSTDMAGDYPEVPVAVLFFHLNILIVGLLFAVHWKYIYRSEYLCDPVPDQNIIRARFIDTALIPIVAVVAILVSFVSCPASLLVYLAIPAVIVLLNPKSLF encoded by the coding sequence ATGGGAGACGGGTACGAATATCATATAGCAAAAAACCGGCTGGAAACGCTGTTCGATGGCATCTTTGCCATTGCGATGACCCTGCTCGTTCTTGGCATTGCATCACCAAAACCACCGGTCTCCGAGGCCCCGAAACTGCTTCCCGGAGAGATCTTCAACCTGTTCCCGCAGTTTTTTATCTTCGTGGTGGCGTTCTTGGTCCTGGCCATCTTCTGGCTGATCCATCACCGGCAGTTTCATTTCGTCAAGATTGTTGATCCCAAGCTCCTCTGGATCAATATTTTCCTTCTCATCTTTATCGTTCTCGTTCCCTTCTCAACCGATATGGCCGGTGACTACCCTGAAGTACCGGTTGCCGTTCTCTTTTTTCATCTGAATATCCTCATTGTGGGACTCCTCTTTGCGGTTCACTGGAAATACATCTACCGCTCGGAATACCTCTGCGATCCCGTACCGGATCAGAATATCATACGGGCCCGGTTCATCGACACGGCCCTTATACCCATTGTAGCGGTTGTCGCGATCCTGGTATCTTTTGTCAGTTGCCCGGCCTCGCTGCTTGTCTACCTTGCCATTCCCGCGGTGATTGTTCTCCTGAACCCAAAGAGCCTGTTCTGA
- a CDS encoding cation diffusion facilitator family transporter gives MDSPPADKQSLDRLKEKTAHLSVISNTGLVLMKFAVGFALGSVSIISEAIHSSMDLIAAVIAFFSVRKSAEPPDAGHSFGHGKFEDVSGLIEALLIFVAAILIIWEATTKLLGHTTEELKPELLLAGIAVMGISALVNWFISQRLMKVAKQTESIALESDAWHLRTDVYTSLGVFIGLILIRLTGITIFDPIFAIGVAIIIMKAAYDLSVRSFADLIDHSIPAADEERIRKIICDHASEYAGFHDLRTRRSGPEIFIEFHLVVPGTISVTQSHDLTDHLESDLKTEYSRANITIHVEPCNEGCTRCGSFCTFYQKRDRT, from the coding sequence ATGGATAGTCCTCCTGCGGATAAACAATCCCTTGACCGGCTCAAGGAAAAAACCGCCCACCTCTCTGTCATCTCCAACACCGGCCTCGTCCTGATGAAGTTCGCGGTCGGGTTTGCCCTCGGATCCGTCAGCATCATCTCGGAAGCCATCCACTCCTCGATGGATCTCATTGCCGCCGTGATCGCGTTCTTCTCGGTCCGGAAATCTGCAGAGCCCCCGGATGCCGGCCATTCGTTTGGGCATGGCAAGTTTGAGGATGTCTCGGGCCTCATTGAAGCCCTGCTTATCTTTGTGGCAGCCATCCTGATCATCTGGGAGGCGACAACAAAGCTTCTCGGACATACGACCGAAGAGCTCAAGCCCGAGCTCCTCCTGGCCGGTATCGCGGTCATGGGTATATCGGCTCTCGTGAACTGGTTCATCTCGCAGCGGCTCATGAAGGTTGCAAAGCAGACCGAATCCATTGCTCTCGAGAGCGATGCCTGGCACCTGCGGACCGATGTCTACACTTCGCTCGGCGTCTTCATCGGCCTCATCCTCATCCGGCTCACCGGCATCACCATCTTTGACCCGATCTTTGCCATTGGGGTCGCCATCATCATCATGAAAGCGGCGTACGATCTCTCGGTCCGGTCCTTTGCCGATCTCATCGATCACAGTATTCCTGCGGCGGACGAAGAGCGGATCAGGAAGATCATCTGCGATCATGCAAGCGAATACGCGGGATTCCACGATCTCCGGACCCGGCGCTCGGGTCCCGAGATCTTCATCGAGTTCCATCTCGTCGTGCCCGGCACCATCTCCGTGACCCAGTCCCATGATCTCACCGATCATCTCGAATCTGATCTGAAGACCGAGTACTCCCGGGCCAATATCACCATCCATGTCGAGCCCTGCAACGAGGGATGTACCCGGTGCGGCTCGTTCTGCACGTTTTACCAGAAGCGGGACCGGACCTGA
- the aspS gene encoding aspartate--tRNA(Asn) ligase, producing MRIPIANVTPESGSAEIAGWVHEVRDLGGLAFMLVRDRTGIIQVTIPKKKVSEAVLAAVKAVSRESVVRVSGSVKAIDKAPGGRELVPDSIEIISLAETPLPLDVSEKVPAELDTRLDARFLDVRRPRVAAVFEIRSAACYAINEYLHSNGFTAITTPKIVAAATEGGTELFPIAYFDKEAFLNQSPQLYKQMMMAAGCEKVYEIGPIFRAEEHATTKHLNEATSIDIEVSFADHLEVMRILEDLIKKTYEYVDKTCSVQIANTGVEDFCVPKSTFPRLPYAEAIEIAKKKIEDPIKYGDDISPAAERAIGAEMGGHYFIVDWPSEIRPYYAMQYEDDPSICKAFDMMHPRMELSSGAQREHRYDILVNQIKKKGLNPESFEFYLRPFRYGMPPHAGWGLGADRLVMTMLGLSNVREAVLFPRDLHRLVP from the coding sequence ATGCGCATACCCATAGCAAATGTCACCCCTGAATCCGGCAGTGCGGAGATCGCCGGTTGGGTCCACGAGGTCAGGGACCTCGGTGGCCTCGCCTTCATGCTCGTCCGCGACCGGACCGGGATCATCCAGGTGACCATCCCCAAGAAGAAAGTGTCCGAGGCGGTTCTTGCAGCCGTGAAAGCCGTATCCCGCGAATCGGTTGTCCGGGTCAGCGGCTCGGTCAAGGCCATCGACAAGGCCCCCGGCGGCCGCGAGCTTGTGCCGGACTCGATCGAGATCATCAGCCTGGCCGAAACACCCCTCCCGCTCGATGTTTCAGAGAAAGTCCCGGCCGAGCTCGACACCCGGCTCGATGCCCGGTTCCTCGATGTCCGGCGCCCCCGCGTTGCCGCAGTCTTCGAGATCCGGAGCGCTGCCTGTTACGCGATCAACGAGTACCTGCACAGCAACGGTTTCACCGCGATTACCACCCCCAAGATCGTGGCAGCAGCTACCGAAGGAGGCACGGAACTCTTCCCCATTGCCTACTTCGACAAAGAGGCATTTCTCAACCAGAGCCCGCAGCTCTACAAACAGATGATGATGGCCGCAGGCTGCGAGAAAGTGTACGAGATAGGACCGATCTTCCGGGCCGAGGAGCACGCGACCACAAAGCACCTCAACGAGGCAACGAGTATCGACATCGAGGTCTCGTTCGCCGATCACCTCGAAGTCATGCGCATCCTCGAGGACCTCATCAAGAAGACCTACGAGTACGTGGACAAGACCTGCAGCGTCCAGATCGCAAACACCGGTGTCGAGGACTTCTGTGTCCCGAAGAGCACCTTCCCCCGGCTCCCGTACGCCGAGGCCATCGAGATCGCCAAGAAGAAGATCGAGGACCCGATCAAGTACGGCGACGACATCAGCCCCGCAGCCGAGCGGGCGATCGGTGCCGAGATGGGCGGCCACTACTTCATCGTGGACTGGCCCTCCGAGATCCGGCCCTACTATGCCATGCAGTACGAGGATGACCCGTCGATCTGCAAGGCATTCGACATGATGCACCCGAGAATGGAGCTCTCGAGCGGGGCCCAGCGGGAGCACCGGTACGATATTCTCGTAAACCAGATCAAAAAGAAAGGTCTCAACCCGGAGTCCTTCGAGTTCTACCTCCGCCCGTTCCGCTACGGTATGCCGCCGCACGCGGGCTGGGGTCTCGGTGCTGACCGGCTTGTCATGACGATGCTCGGCCTCTCAAATGTCCGCGAGGCGGTCCTCTTCCCCCGGGACCTGCACCGGCTGGTCCCATAA
- a CDS encoding methionine synthase has protein sequence MSKAYFINKVLATTVVGSYPVVKAGGFKSIFDPLAGAVETAVSDQVGAGIDIISDGQIRGDMIGNFASKLPGVKGQEVIGKIQPAAGPITVVDTKYALSKFPKVKGIITGPSTLAHGLHISTPMYRNKEELAIDLAAALVPEARSLEAAGVTLLQIDEPILSTGIADLAVAKQAVEIITAAVRIPTCMHVCGNIANVLDEILKYNVNVFDFEFSNNQANLDVISRRDLTGHMLGYGCVDSTSETVETVQEIRKRIEKGVEYFDPKILLIDPDCGMRMRSRESAYWKLKNMCEAAKEVRIAL, from the coding sequence ATGTCCAAAGCATATTTTATCAACAAAGTGCTGGCTACAACCGTTGTTGGCAGTTATCCCGTAGTGAAAGCCGGAGGTTTCAAGAGTATCTTCGATCCGCTGGCCGGTGCTGTTGAGACCGCAGTCTCCGACCAGGTCGGGGCCGGGATCGATATCATCTCCGACGGGCAGATCCGGGGCGACATGATCGGGAATTTCGCATCCAAACTGCCGGGGGTCAAGGGCCAGGAAGTAATTGGCAAGATCCAGCCGGCGGCCGGGCCGATCACGGTAGTGGATACGAAGTATGCCCTGTCGAAATTCCCCAAAGTCAAAGGCATCATCACCGGCCCGTCAACGCTCGCTCACGGCCTGCATATCAGCACCCCGATGTACCGGAACAAGGAGGAGCTCGCCATCGATCTTGCCGCTGCGCTCGTGCCCGAAGCCAGGAGCCTCGAGGCAGCCGGGGTCACGCTGCTCCAAATCGATGAACCGATCCTGTCAACCGGCATAGCCGATCTCGCGGTTGCAAAACAGGCTGTCGAGATAATCACAGCCGCAGTCCGGATTCCCACCTGCATGCATGTCTGCGGCAACATTGCAAACGTGCTTGACGAGATCCTGAAGTATAACGTGAACGTCTTTGACTTCGAGTTCTCGAACAACCAGGCAAACCTTGACGTGATCTCCCGACGGGATCTCACCGGCCACATGCTCGGGTACGGCTGCGTTGACTCGACATCGGAGACCGTCGAGACCGTGCAGGAGATCCGGAAGCGGATCGAGAAGGGCGTTGAATATTTTGACCCGAAGATCCTCTTAATCGACCCGGACTGCGGGATGCGGATGCGGAGTCGGGAATCGGCCTACTGGAAACTCAAGAATATGTGCGAAGCGGCAAAAGAAGTAAGAATCGCACTCTGA
- a CDS encoding thioredoxin family protein, with protein sequence MDRIIKIAAGVFGAIVLCTALFFVFTATSPSSVSPATAVNSPGGNVTVYFFYGEECPHCHKIMPFVQSLREKYPTVNFLILETWHNETNYAVYTTLNRELKVSRSGVPEAIVGDVVLIGEVDIPGKLEQAIVDQVKKKHQ encoded by the coding sequence ATGGACAGAATCATCAAAATCGCCGCAGGAGTGTTTGGTGCCATTGTTCTCTGCACCGCACTGTTCTTTGTCTTCACTGCAACATCGCCATCCTCAGTTTCCCCGGCAACTGCGGTCAACAGCCCCGGCGGCAACGTGACCGTATACTTTTTTTACGGGGAAGAATGTCCCCACTGCCACAAAATTATGCCGTTTGTGCAATCCCTCCGGGAGAAATATCCAACCGTTAACTTCCTCATCCTGGAAACCTGGCACAATGAGACCAACTATGCCGTTTACACGACGCTCAACCGTGAACTGAAAGTTTCCCGGAGCGGGGTTCCCGAGGCGATCGTTGGGGATGTTGTTCTCATCGGGGAAGTTGACATTCCCGGGAAGCTTGAACAGGCAATTGTTGACCAGGTAAAAAAAAAGCATCAGTAA
- the argB gene encoding acetylglutamate kinase — MKREDVLMEALPYIQQFHGKTIVIKLGGHAMVDPVVLENAIRDAVLLHYVGIRVVLVHGGGPEISEKMKQMGKESVFVGGLRVTDQETLEIAQMVLVGKINKGIVSLIAKCGARGVGLSGSDGNLILAKKMDLQKIEVGGIQKEVDLGHVGEIEWIDPTLLNTLLDKNYIPVVSPIAIDKFGGSLNINADTAAGDIAIALKAYKLVNMTDVDGVMDKARTKVFRKLTVAEAGELQKTGAIGEGMIPKVNSVVKAVQSGVAFSHVINGNIEHNLILELFTHDGVGTMISLK; from the coding sequence ATGAAACGCGAAGACGTTCTTATGGAAGCCCTCCCGTACATTCAGCAATTCCACGGGAAGACCATTGTCATCAAACTCGGCGGCCATGCGATGGTCGACCCGGTTGTACTGGAAAACGCCATCCGCGATGCCGTGCTCCTGCACTATGTCGGGATCCGGGTGGTGCTTGTCCATGGCGGAGGCCCCGAGATAAGCGAGAAGATGAAACAGATGGGCAAGGAATCGGTCTTTGTCGGGGGCCTTCGGGTGACCGACCAGGAGACCCTCGAGATCGCCCAGATGGTGCTTGTCGGCAAGATCAACAAGGGGATTGTCTCTCTCATCGCCAAGTGCGGGGCCCGGGGTGTCGGGCTCTCGGGCAGCGACGGGAACCTGATCCTTGCCAAGAAGATGGATCTCCAGAAGATCGAGGTAGGGGGCATCCAGAAGGAGGTTGATCTCGGCCATGTCGGGGAGATCGAATGGATCGATCCGACCCTCCTCAATACCCTCCTTGATAAGAATTACATCCCGGTCGTCTCCCCCATTGCCATCGACAAGTTCGGGGGAAGCCTCAATATCAATGCCGATACTGCAGCAGGGGATATAGCCATCGCGCTCAAGGCTTACAAACTTGTCAACATGACCGATGTTGACGGTGTCATGGACAAGGCAAGGACGAAGGTCTTCCGGAAACTGACGGTCGCGGAAGCCGGCGAGCTGCAGAAAACCGGGGCAATTGGCGAAGGAATGATCCCCAAAGTGAACTCTGTCGTGAAAGCCGTACAGAGTGGCGTAGCGTTCTCCCACGTTATCAACGGCAATATCGAGCACAACCTGATTCTGGAACTCTTCACCCATGACGGCGTAGGTACCATGATCTCGCTCAAATGA